The DNA segment CTACAAAGAGAGGAGGTTGATTAGAGCAGAAATAGGGgacaaaaaaacagaatgagGAAGGTAtttgagaggaagaggaactgCGAGGCGTGTTACAGCCAGAGGCCACTGATGACTGTGTCTATGAAACAATGTTCACAACCACGACCTAAACTTGATGATGATTACTAAACTCTCCAATCTTGCAGTAAATGTTAACCGTTGTTGCAAAATAGTGAAAACCAACATAATATTCTCTTTTGAAGATCCACTTTCTTTACTGTCTCTTTTCATTGGTGTAACATACAGTAGCTTACGAAGACAATCATTCACATTACAGCTTTCCcatgtcattgtgttttcactgtagAGACGAAAAGGGCAACATGTTTGATGTCTACAGTTTAGGTGAAACTAAAGGATATATACAACTCTTAATAATCACGTGTACACAATGTGAACAGCAAAAACATGAATGTCCTATATATGGTTGACACTTTGAAATACAGTCTGTAAACATTTTTGagatataatgtataatgtgcTCAATAATGTCCCACTCTGAGGCGTCCCTACAGCTTCCATGCAAATACTGACAACTGCATAACAATATGTATTAAGTACATCTTCCAAGAAACAAAGAaccttttcctttcattttgtcACACAAACCTGTATAAATAAAGGTTCTGtttgaaaagaataaataaaaattgagAGAATACAGTAGGTTGTATGTATACAtacttttgtcttttcttaaACAATACTGTAAGTCCTTCTATAGGCACACATGAGCAAGCAGAAATGCTGCAAGTGCAACAGGAGACCAAGCTTATTAATACACAGTAattcacacagacaaatacaatcAGTGCTGAGACTTACACAATCATCATATTAAATAAGACAGTAGGTATCGTGGATAAAATGATGCTACAGtatatgaaaaaaagatttttttccccacatcgttttacatttttacaacaacTATGTGTAACTGAGATATTGTAATGAATATTTTCCACCAGAGGTATCATGAATGCCGACAGAATCACGGCCCCCTGTGAGCAGGTACTGATGGCCAGCTACAAACCACTGCTGATGATCACGCACAAGTCTTATCACGAGGCCAATTACAGTATCGAGCCTCATTCCTCTGTGATGCTCCTCTGCTCATCAGATCACGATGGCGTCTCAACCACTCATTACACTGGGAGCTTCATGACAGCAGTAAGGCTCTCTGTTTATGACCAGTGCTGCCGCTGCTGTGAGGACATTGAGGGGGCAGTGACGCTCCAAAATAGCAAAGTCACACAGGCTGTGAGCTGCGAGCGCTACAGAGGAGCAGCCTAGAGGAGCGAACATTTGAAGAACTTAATCCTCCTTGACTTTTTCTCTGAGATCTTGACCAGTTTGCCTGACCCTCCGGCACCGTTGTCAGTCTAGAACGGGGagaaattgaataaatacagtattaaaCAAGTGAGCCTTCACACATTGTAGAATCTATTAAAAGAAACTCTTAATCACTTACTGTCTTTGAGCTCAGATTATGTAATATGTCTCTTCCCATGGTATAAAAAGCCTtgagtgacagaaaaaaaggatCAAATGTTAACTGCAAATACATTATCACTCATGTTACGTGACACTTCCAGGGTTAAACATTTCTGCTGACCTCCTCCACGTTTAAACCAGACTTTGCACTGGTTTCCAAGAACTTCACTCCGTAATCAATAGCCAGCTaagtgagatgaaaaaaaattgcaattttAGTGTCACTTAGTGCAAACTGGAAAAGTGCACCTTACTGGTTTGAGACTGATTTTAGTAATGAGCGGCTGCAGAGACTcactttttctcctctgtctttcgACACCTGTCGCCTGTCATTCATGTCACATTTGTTGCCCAAGACCATCTTCTCCACATCAGACGAGGCATGCtgggagaaatgaaaagattaTTTATGCAAAGTATGTTGCTCAGAACAAGGACAATGTCAACAGCACttgtaacaaaaataaatacattttttgcaaaAGATTTTGTTTAACTATTAATATTAGGTAATGGTGCTATATGCAAGTTTTCTCTTCCGCCACACGTGGTTTCTTTGGTTCCAGCTTTTACATGGACAAGAGGTATACCCTGTGAACTGTGATACGTCTTCAGACTACAGTGACTCGTTATTAGAAAGTAACAAGCCGCAACAAGACTCTCTGGTTCAAATGCTAACTTCAGCAGAAGCACACATCCCTCAACAGCGTCCATCAATAGAAACTGATTTTGTGAGTAAAGGGATACAATTTTATGCTGAACTTGCAATGTTTCTGGTAGATTGGTAGATACACAACTGTTAATGCTGTAACATTGCTATCTAGCAAAGGCAAAACCGTACATACAACCCTTTTAAAGCGAGAGCTCACCTCTTCAATATTTCTGATccagttttttatgttttcaaagGACTTCTCATTGCTGATGTCATAGACCAACATGATACcctgtgaagaaaaacaacctcaGAAAGAATTTCCAAACCCTGATATTTTTGGTAgacacacagtgaggaggtgtgTGATGATGAAGGGAGGACTTACCATAGCACCTCTGTAGTAAGCTGTGGTGATGGTGCGGAACCTCTCTTGTCCTGCAGTGTCCCTAAGAACACCAAAGCAACAATGTCAGTTATCAAATTAGCCAGATACACGTCACACTTGCATTTACAAAGACACTTACCAAATCTGAAGTTTGACTCTCTTCCCATCCAGCTCTATTGTTCTGATTTTGAAGTCTATCCCTGTAATagaatgaacacaaacaggcaGCGCTGCATGAGTTGATGTTTGCTGCATCCATTAGTTGCATGATGGATGCAACTAATGATCGTGAACGGTCACATGTCTATGATGCTTAGGGACAAATTATCCATCCTATATGTCAGCCTGCTGAAGGACGTAATTTAATTTCACAGCAAATGTAGCTGCAACGAAACTAACGAGGATATAACGGCATCAAAACTGTTCTTAAAGGCTTCACATTTCAATAAGGTTTCCGACGGATGAACATCATGACTACAGTTTTGATCTCGTTCTACATCCAGGTCTAATGATGCCTCTGAAGCATCAAGGACAGGAGCTCATCACTAGTTCCCATTGTCTTAGTCTTATGCTGCATTTAACGATGCACGTCTGTGCTAGTATCAAAATGCGTTGCTGTCTCTGCATACATTCAACCTACATTAGAGCAATGGCAGCAAAGCAGCGCAACCTGTGAATATGGGCATGCATTACGGCAGATGTGTCCCGAGGGGCGGCTGCAGGGGTGTTCACCTATTGTGGATATGAAGGTGGTGTTGAAGGAGTCCTCGCTGAATCGGAACAGCAGACATGTCTTGCCGACTCCGCTGTCTCCgatcagcagcagcttgaaCAGGTAATCGTACGTCTTCGCCATTTGAACGCAGCATGAAGTCCAACGTGTTCGATGTGAAACAGGCCGAGCCGCTCCGGGATCCCCCctcagctgtctgtgtgtgacagagcgCCAGACCGGTGCTGTGGCGTCACTGCCCGCGTTGCATTGTGGGCAATGTAGTTTGAGGTACGGTGGCCCCCGAAGCGCAAATCGCAACAGCACATCAAAGACGCACAACAAAGCCCAAAACATAACGACATTAATTTCACActaaacaggaagtcagctgcTGCCGACAAACTGTTCATTATTTAACAGCAAATGTTACAAAACAAATCTCAAATCACAAGCTGGTTGTTTCCTTATTCGCTGTGGTGTTTtcccattgtgttttctttaatgccTTTGCGTTTtgtaatttgttgtgttttcctattTACCATTGTGTTTTCCTATTAaccattgtgttttcttaataactgttgtgttttcttatttgcctTATTGATTTCTTATTTGCTATTATGTATTCTAGTTTACCCTGGTATTTTGttgtagtgttttgttttgctattgtgttttcttatttgacGTTGGGAATTTCTTTTTCGCcattgtgtttagttttttggcttttttttgttgtgggtTATTTATATGTTGTGCTCTCTTGTATGGTGTAGTGATTTATTGCTGGGTTTTGTAAATTTGCAccaaaaaaaaggacaaagtgCTGCAGAACTACACGTAGCCTAATAatatttgcttttttccccccttctaTTGAACCACTTCACATGAACaaaaagttgtatttgtgtattgGACTTGTCCGTTATCTTTCCTGCATTTTACTAAGGTTAATTGTGAGGAGACTGCAAACATCATTGTGGGTTTCTTAGAACCTCTATAGCTCCAGGAATGTTGTTCTTAAAGCACCTGCAATCAGAAATATTCACACATTTAGCtaattgtgggaactgttgggtttctctataaaccTAAGCTCTTGACCTTATCATGTTATGATTGGGCTCTTaaattggactgaacagaatatcttttataCAATTGattcttcattttgccatgggcattttttgtgaagcactttgtaacctcgtttagtgctacacaaataacgtttatttattattattatgatttaatgGCTGATGGATCAAATCCCCAATCACTGCAGAGAAAGACTGCACAGAAttcattaatataaaatgttaaaatgtttacacACTTGGCATGGAAGGTGCCAGACTTTTCCATGATGTCTGACAGAACAGTAAACATGTTTTGAAGATACGCTGTGGACAGAAtgaacaccccccaccccctcctcctcctccccttcctcctgtCTCTGCCCAGCAGCACCACGTACATGCAGGAAAGCTAAAGCTAACACGGACAAAATGCCTGTAAGTTGAAAAGTTCCCCGCTCCGTGTGTTGTGCGTGTTCCTGTGCAGTGATGTCGGCTATCTTTGTTGTTAACTGTCGACTTCTCACCTAGCGAAGCCTCGGAGTTGTGTTGTTGACGCGTAGCAGCCGCAGCACATGGGGCTACGTGAGGTTAGCTAGCGTAGCTGCGTGAGGCACGGGAGGCGACTATTTGCTGAAACACAGCGGTATCAAAGGCGTGTGCGACACAGGCGGCCAAGAAGCAGTCCGCACCCGAAGCTTTTACACAAGACCCTCGTGTTTTTTAACCAGATGATTTACATCTTTTACTAACACTAATATTCATCTTGGGAAAAGGAGAAAGTACAGTGTGTGCTCTCTGTGTCTTGTTATCAGTGCTTCAATATGAGTTAATATCAGCTATTTGCATGTTGTTTGAAGctttaaaacagaacaaatgacAACTTACCTCGAGAGGAAGATGTAGTCATCTTCATAAACCGTATATAACGTGAGACCAGACAAAAGTACTTGGTACATTACAAATCCACTGAAATCCACTGTTGTACTTTTATCTGACCAACCGGGTCTGGATGTCCTGAAAACTGTCAAGTGTCCCCTGATTTGTATTTGTCGTTGACTTTAGTTGGCCAAAgacctcctccaccctgctATCGACTATGAGAGAAGacaacacaagaagaaaagacTTGTTCAGAGTCCTAACTCCTACTTCATGGATGTGAAGTGTCCAGGTGAGTGATGGCAGAATAGATTCAGGTCTTAACACATAATCTGAACTCCAAAGATTCTCCAGACATTCTGTGGAGGGgtcgtgtatgtgtgtgtgaatgaaaatgtCCGACTGAGAGCCTCCGGACATTTTTGTGGACTTTCTACATGTGGCTCCCTTGTAGAAAGTCTGCAAAAAGTCCGGAGGAGCAGATGTGAATACACAGAAGGGGAGATCCTCCGCAAGTGAGGAATATTAAAAATTATTtaaggatgaaaaagcggagccATAAAAGTAATAGACAAAGACGAAGATGTTAAGAGAGTTTGGTCAGAAGGGCCGACGCTGGTGTAGACAAAAACATCACctcagcagaatttatacatgacatcctgcctcttcctgctgcaccacccctcacctgaacgctccagagatttctgtgttattgagaacgtgtctgtgtggagaatctcctgcttcgctttgcatgtgtgaaaggcaaactttgGAGAAAgcctggacccaattctccggacatcCTCCCGAGGCcatgtctgaaaagcagctATACAGTACATTACTCACAAGACTAGTTTCATTGTAGGTcagatattgtgtttttgttaagtCACACTGTGACTCATTTGCCTGTCATTGCTATGCACAGATTTAACCCTTGTGTAGATAACATTACATATATGACATTCAGGCTATATCCATACTActagtttttaatttgaaaattaaaacGATCTCCGTCCATAACCcctcacatacactgggcatgcgcATGCTGTGGAAACAGGAAGGCAAGCCCATCCCTCTGGACACGGGAGTTGTTGCAGATTGCTCCAATAATAGCTTGTATCCTAcgcatgtaagcagttgtattattgtaaaatgcagaatttaactgcacagactaacagctgttagcaaagacaactCTGTGTGATATGAACTTTTTCCGTCATATTTACTTTTATCCACTTTAAACTTCTCAGATGGTTCATGTGTATTATTGCAAAACCCCAAAAGGTAAAATTATCCAATGTTTCAcgaaaaaaagaaacttaacCAGATCTGCCTTCAAATTTCTGTAGTATTTATAATCTTGGGACCCCTCAGATATATCTTTTACCTGTTACCTAGCACTTTACCTGTTTGACCTATTGTTCACAGTTTTAACACCATATTTTTTGCAGGCTGCTACAAGATCACCACTGTGTTCAGCCATGCACAGACGGTGGTTCTCTGTGTGGGATGCTCAACTGTGTTGTGCCAGCCAAAAGGAGGAAAGGCCAGACTGACAGAGGGTAAAACATCCTAATTCCAGTGTACAGATAGAGCTGTTTACTTTGTTAACAGTCACAATCAACAGCCAGTTGGCTGACATATCCCCTGTGTTGTAAACTAGAAGGCTTTCTAACTCctgttcatttttgttttacaggttGCTCTTTCAGGAGGAAGCAACATTAAAAAGGAATTGCCTACTCAATCATGTCTGTAATTCAGCCATGGCGTTGATAACATTTTCCATTGATTACAATGTAGTTCATTCAATAATGATACTGTCACTGTACAAATGTTCAACTTTTAAGATGAGTTTCTAAACTTGCtagcagttttttaaaatgcGAAATGAGAGATCTCAATAAATAAAGCTGTTATAAAAACCTGAGGCCTTCAGTGACTTTTATTGCggaataaatgtttgtcatggCTGGAATTACCCTTAGCATACAAGTTGTCAGCTTCTGAGTGAAAAGAAatcttcagtgtgtttgttttcttcagaaGCATACATCAACAAAGATATGTATCTTAAATATGTGAACATAAAAGGAACTCTACTTGCATGTTCATGTTTCAGGAGAGTAAGACAAAAATGGCTTTACTAACTGTTTTAAACTATGTGAATAACCTGCGGTGTTGTATATAAGACTGGATACAAAGATGGGCCACATTTCTCCAATCCTCCCACTTTCCTGGAACCAACCTGATTTGAACACTGCCATCTcgcacatttggagccagagaatGTGCAGAGGGGATCGGAGATGGAGCCGTAGCAAGAGCCCACCAATACACTCTCGTCCAAccgcgagtcagtctcagctgtcaatcataatgtttcacctcattttcaTAGTGTCAAAAAACTAATGTTAAAGAATACCAACCAAGGCCCATTCCTGTGTTTGAGACCATGGCTGATATATGGTCTGTTTTTCTATAGCTCTTTTCTCATcatgatgaccactcaaagtgctttacagtacatttttacattcacccatttacacacacgttcatacatTGCATCTATGTGCACTTTCTCTACtagaaggggcaatttggggttcagtatcttgcctaaggacacttcggcatgtggacaagggaagactgggatcgaaatACTGACCTTCTGacgaccgctctaacccctgagccacagccgcccccaaAAGAGGGAAATATGTGTTCCTGATGAAGACGAGATGTTTTGTTGGCTTACTGGATGCATAGCTTATGAAAGTAATGGTATGCAAggtaattaattaatttatgtttattgttcagaaaaatcatccatccatccacccacttATTGTGACCTCAATGGCTCAATGGTGTTTGAATTTGGACACCAGCTAGGAGATCTGTGACCCTGCAAACTACCTGCACAAGTGACATGATATTCATTACCTTCAGGGAGCTTACATATTCACAATCTttcaactaattaaaaacaaaccttatGGAAACATGAACACCAAAACATATCTAACAGTGTGAAAGGAACTACTTCAAATGACAGGTCATATTTGGgaaaacttcttcttcttcacatgttGTTCAACTTGACTCCTGAATAAACAGATGTGACAGAGGAGAAATCAGGAGCTCATTCATGGGAGATTtaggtctgtgttgtgtcacgAGAACAatgctgcaggtttttttaattattttaaatatttataatttttatgtTTCTTCCCAGGTACAACTACAATGTTGCTtcgctttaaatgttgctgccgCAGTGAATTGTGGGTCGGCATTTTGTTCTTTACTTTCATTAAGTATGGTCAATTGTTTACTCAGCTAAAGGAGTTACGATGGGAATCATGGAAGCTTCTTTCCTTATTGTTTAGATAATTCAAACACCTTTTGTCATGGCTTTTGctgaaatttatttttaattcagtgtTGGAGCAACTTcctgtattgttgtttttgttttgtgtaatgcAGCTATTTAAATTATGCccatataattattattttatctactTTGGTAGTCTATGCTTATGTTTTAAAGGTACCTGGCACCCggtgattttatatatatatgggttGGCGGGCATGGGCAGCCAGGCACTGGCACCtttaacagttgttttttttgtgcaaaaagttattgaataaataaaccacacaaaatATGACACTGTGTATATGTATTATATGAATGGGTTGTCTCCACGGGGGAAGTAAAGAATGTATTTAATGAACTGAATCAGCTGTTAAAGTCATCTTCATTTACGGAAGCACTAATAGCAGATAAATCACCACAGAGGAAATCCTCAAACAACTAGactttacacaaaaactaaaactaacagATATTCAAGATTTgtgtaaataatgtgaaataGAGAGATAGAAGTTGAAGTTGCAGAGGTCTGTTAACATTGAAATGGGTGGTTTAAAAGCTGATCTGGTTGTTTAGTGTCACTGTGAGAAAACTACAAGTCTTATTACTTCAGTACCACAGTGTTAGAGTGCATGCGTGCATTTATCTACAAAATGAGCCATATGTGTGAAGTAAAGGGGATTACAAGAGAATACAGTTTTTCTAGAAAATCTGAGAAAGACCTTTAATAAAACTTCAAAGTCAGATCAGAGGCATCATAAGCATATGACTCCACACAGATGAAGAAAGGGCAGAtccttgatgttggttgcctatgccaataaaccgaacaaagaagaagaactggCTGCATTTTACCAGACAATAAGTTGTTGGAAGATGGCTAACATAGAGGATGAAGAGACAATGTTGGCTTTGATCAAGTTCTATTGCTATGAAAAGTATTTCAATCACGCTGTAAATGCAGCAGAAGGTGCTCAGAGGAAGTTTGGCAATGACCCCATCTACAGTTTTTTCCATGCATATGGTTCCATGATGCAAGACCAAATTCAAGAAGCTTCAGTGGAGTTGGACACATTAAGAGATAGTCAAGATGTATCTCTCTGCACAGTTATGGCTCTTGTCTAtgctgagagaaaaaagacaaacccaGACAGGGAAGTCATTCAAGCACTTACTGCTAAGATCAGACAGGATCGTAAAAGTGCATCCCCCAAGAGTCTTTATTATGCTGGACTGTTTCTTTGGCTATATGGGCGAAATGATAAGGCAAGAgagtacacagagaaaatgatcaaaCTCTCCAATGGCTCTAGAGAGGGGATCATCCTAAAAGCCTGGATAGATGTGACATCTGGTAAAGATGACTATGCCAGGAAGACTGGAAAATACTTTGATGAGGGACTGAAAGAGAAAGCAGATGTTTTTGCCCTGATGGGGAAGGCACAATACCATGAATATCTTCAGAACTACTCTGGAGcattaataatggtcaaccAGGTCATTGAGAGTTCCCCTGGGTTTGTGCCTGCGCTCATCAAGAAGATGAAACTGGTGCTCAGCCTTcaagactgggatcaaactaTAAAGGTAGCACGCAGGCTTTTAGAGAAGGATAGAAATAACCTGGAGGCAGTACGGATGTTAGCTCTGCATTCTTTATGTAAAAATGGAGATATTACTGAGTCAGTGAAACAGCTTTCAACCCTAATCAGAAACTTGGATTATCTGGAACCCCACAACCCCGAGCTAATCTACAGAATGTCTCTTGCCTTCACTCGTGTTTGTGGACGAAATGAGAAAGTGATTGAGCAAACGTCCAGGATGGTGGAAAGAGCCTTCTCTGTGGCATCCAGGAACTCATATTTAGCCACAGAGTTGGGCTACCAGATGGTCCTTCAGGGAAGTATAAAGGAGGCTATGAAATGGTACAAGATTGCCATGACTTTGGATGAGACCAGTGTTTCTGCTTTGACTGGCATAATTCATTGCCAGCTGATCGAGGGCCACCTTGAGGATGCAAAACAACAATTGGAATTTCTCGCAGAGAATCAACAATCTATTGAAAAATCAGGAGAGCTGCTGTACCTACATGCTTTACTGGCAGTGAAAAAGTGCAGACCACAAGAAGAGGTTACCAATCTGCTGAACGAGGCAGTGGACATACACCTCTCCAAACTGCAAGGTGTGCCTCTGGGAGTAGAGTACTTGGAGAAGCTCAACCCTGACTTCCTTTTGGAGATAGTCAAAGAGTATCTTGCACTTTGTCCTGCTAAGCCTCTGGCCCAGGGCCAGACTCTCGCTCCTCAACTCCAGCAATGTGACAAATTGTTGGATACTGTTGTCAAGATTGTGCCAGGTCTCCACCAAGCGGTCTTCCTGTTAGCCAAAGTCAGATATCTGTCTGGCGACACTGACGCTGCTCAGAGGATTCTCCGTCATTGCTTGGAAAAGTGCCCTTCTCATGCAGAAGCTCATCTACTAATGGCACAGATCCATCTGCTGCAGGGTAACTTCACATTGTGTTCCCAGTCTCTTGAACCCTGC comes from the Hippoglossus hippoglossus isolate fHipHip1 chromosome 6, fHipHip1.pri, whole genome shotgun sequence genome and includes:
- the LOC117762831 gene encoding ras-related protein Rab-8B-like, yielding MAKTYDYLFKLLLIGDSGVGKTCLLFRFSEDSFNTTFISTIGIDFKIRTIELDGKRVKLQIWDTAGQERFRTITTAYYRGAMGIMLVYDISNEKSFENIKNWIRNIEEHASSDVEKMVLGNKCDMNDRRQVSKDRGEKLAIDYGVKFLETSAKSGLNVEEAFYTMGRDILHNLSSKTTDNGAGGSGKLVKISEKKSRRIKFFKCSLL
- the rps27l gene encoding 40S ribosomal protein S27-like, translated to MPLAKDLLHPAIDYERRQHKKKRLVQSPNSYFMDVKCPGCYKITTVFSHAQTVVLCVGCSTVLCQPKGGKARLTEGCSFRRKQH